From a region of the Pontixanthobacter gangjinensis genome:
- a CDS encoding translocation/assembly module TamB domain-containing protein: MADDSAIAEAEVAVVSKAPRGWSARIVKWSLGAVAAILALLLLGVILLNTPIGQRFIADQIAKVAPASGLRFEVGRIDGDIYGQSTLHDVTVFDPKGAFLTIPEVELDWRPLSWITSGLDVRNLTLRRGTLLRTPELLAGDPDAPILPDFDIRIDRFEIDSLKITEGIVGDSAPVIDLLAKADIRDGRVFLKADGNLGELDTLALLIDAEPDGDRFDIKLDYQAPAGGVLAGLTGADAGYTAKIDGDGSWDRWDGYIYATRDGERFAAFKLNNRQGTYHLLGQAYPAALVSGLPAQAIGDTVSIDALGTLVDSVLDGRFAIVTRALTGTGRGVIDLADNNFQGLSIAGSLTDPALFGENLTLNGANFTATLDGAFRDLEIEHSLSVEELRSGETLVAGLIQNGTATFDGTRWNLPLDAAVQSIKTGNAWIDPKLAGGTFTGSLIYAGSKLLSDDLQIAFADTTARLALRGDVASGIYQLTGPVNVTQLALENVGTVNGNAKIDFQLRDSGNWALVANFSARIPRVTNETLANLAGPDIRLVGGVSLGTNKPLNFRNVRLAAENLSLTMDGKVQQGTTSLAGRGSHTQYGPFTVEASLGADGPTATLVFANPLPSAGLKDVRVAISPSDAGFDIATQGQSLIGEFAGELALVSPEDGPSRIDIEELRVWKTAVTGNLTLADGGADGRLLLSGGGLDGRIGLATRDGGQGFFFDVDARQASFGGATPLSIARATLEGRGYLKEGFSTVDANVTAQGLSYGSIFIGRLAAAAEMENGVGTATGSIAGRRGSRFALQMNADIKPGSYGIIARGEFGGKRITMPRRAMLTQLDDGSWSLAQTQLSYGNGSSLISGQFGGGTTAIDLALDQMPLSLVDLAVTDVGLGGVISGRLDYRKVGSAMPVANARIKVDNLTRSGLVLSSRPMNLALVADLKTRELGLRAVIQEGGERRGRLQARVSGLSQSSDLVERLRTGNLLAQLRFNGPAASLWRLAGVEAFDITGPVSVATNITGSFANPSVRGSVESKDLRVRSAVSGTDIQNVSAFGTFSGSRLQLKRFAGKTNNGGTVSGSGYVDFEGLGPKGPSLDIRVATNKARLLNATGLDATITGPLRIISDGNGGTIAGRVSIDRASWALGSAATDATLPQIKTTEFNLPIDIAPPRIRYKPWRYLIDAKARSRIDVGGMGLDSEWAADIIIRGTTDDPRIGGAARLVRGFYSFAGTRFEITRGRIDFDANAPIDPRLDIVAETERSGLDVTVKVQGNALNPEITFGSAPALPEEEVLARLLFGGSITDLSATDALQLGSALASLRGGTGLDPINKLRTAIGLDRLRIVSADPALGRGTGVAIGKNIGRRFYVEIITDGRGYSATEAEFRITGWLSLLASVSTIGRESAVVEVSRDY; the protein is encoded by the coding sequence ATGGCTGACGATTCAGCAATTGCCGAGGCAGAAGTCGCGGTTGTGAGTAAAGCACCGCGTGGCTGGTCTGCGCGCATCGTAAAATGGTCACTTGGCGCAGTTGCGGCGATATTGGCGTTATTGCTGCTGGGCGTTATCCTGCTTAACACACCGATCGGCCAACGCTTTATCGCGGACCAAATCGCAAAAGTTGCTCCGGCGTCGGGACTACGGTTCGAGGTCGGCCGGATTGACGGTGATATTTACGGTCAATCGACTTTGCACGATGTCACTGTGTTCGACCCGAAGGGCGCTTTCCTCACTATTCCCGAGGTTGAGCTGGATTGGCGCCCGCTTAGCTGGATTACCAGCGGCCTTGATGTCCGCAATCTGACGCTCCGACGCGGTACATTGTTGCGCACTCCCGAACTCCTCGCGGGTGATCCGGATGCGCCGATCTTGCCCGATTTTGACATCCGCATCGACCGATTTGAAATTGATAGTCTGAAAATAACGGAGGGTATTGTTGGCGATAGTGCGCCGGTTATAGATTTACTCGCCAAGGCTGACATTCGTGATGGCAGGGTGTTCCTTAAAGCCGATGGCAATCTGGGAGAACTCGATACTCTTGCGCTGCTGATCGATGCGGAGCCTGATGGCGACCGGTTCGATATTAAGTTGGATTATCAGGCTCCGGCTGGCGGGGTTCTGGCTGGGCTAACTGGCGCTGATGCAGGGTACACCGCCAAGATCGACGGCGATGGCAGTTGGGATCGCTGGGATGGCTACATCTATGCCACGCGTGACGGCGAGCGGTTCGCTGCGTTTAAGCTGAATAACCGGCAGGGCACATATCATCTGCTCGGCCAAGCCTATCCAGCGGCGCTGGTTTCGGGCCTTCCGGCGCAGGCAATCGGCGACACCGTTTCAATTGATGCGCTCGGCACATTGGTAGACAGTGTGCTCGACGGCAGATTTGCGATTGTCACTCGCGCGCTTACTGGCACGGGCCGAGGCGTGATCGACCTGGCCGACAATAATTTCCAAGGGCTCTCCATTGCAGGCAGTCTGACCGATCCGGCACTGTTTGGAGAAAACCTCACACTGAATGGCGCGAACTTCACCGCGACGCTTGATGGCGCTTTCCGTGACCTTGAAATTGAACATTCGTTGTCAGTCGAAGAACTGCGCTCTGGTGAAACTCTGGTTGCGGGTCTCATCCAGAACGGCACTGCCACCTTCGATGGCACACGCTGGAATTTGCCGCTCGATGCTGCGGTCCAATCAATAAAAACTGGAAATGCCTGGATTGACCCGAAACTGGCAGGTGGGACATTCACTGGTTCGCTGATCTATGCCGGGTCAAAATTGCTGTCCGATGATTTGCAGATCGCATTTGCCGATACAACCGCCCGACTGGCACTTAGAGGCGACGTGGCCAGCGGCATTTACCAGCTGACCGGCCCGGTAAATGTCACCCAACTGGCGCTCGAGAATGTCGGAACCGTCAACGGAAATGCGAAGATCGACTTCCAATTGCGCGACAGCGGAAATTGGGCGCTAGTGGCCAACTTTTCCGCCCGTATTCCGCGCGTAACCAACGAGACATTGGCAAATCTGGCCGGCCCGGACATCAGGCTTGTTGGCGGCGTATCGCTCGGGACCAACAAACCACTGAACTTTCGCAATGTCAGACTGGCAGCCGAAAATCTTTCTCTGACAATGGATGGCAAGGTTCAACAGGGCACCACCAGCCTAGCTGGGCGCGGATCGCACACACAATATGGGCCATTTACTGTCGAGGCTTCGCTTGGAGCCGATGGCCCTACCGCAACCCTGGTCTTTGCAAACCCGCTGCCCTCGGCGGGGTTGAAAGACGTCAGGGTCGCAATATCTCCCAGCGATGCGGGTTTCGATATTGCCACACAGGGTCAATCGCTGATCGGTGAGTTTGCCGGTGAGCTCGCCTTGGTCTCTCCCGAAGACGGTCCGTCGCGTATTGATATTGAAGAATTGCGCGTTTGGAAGACGGCTGTAACGGGCAATTTGACGCTTGCCGATGGCGGCGCTGATGGACGATTACTTCTTAGCGGCGGGGGTTTGGATGGCAGGATTGGTCTTGCTACCCGTGATGGCGGACAAGGCTTCTTCTTTGATGTTGATGCAAGGCAAGCCAGCTTTGGAGGTGCAACGCCGCTATCGATAGCGCGTGCGACTCTTGAAGGGCGCGGTTATCTGAAAGAGGGTTTCAGCACGGTCGATGCCAATGTAACTGCCCAAGGACTAAGCTATGGCAGCATCTTCATTGGACGTCTTGCCGCCGCCGCCGAAATGGAAAATGGTGTAGGCACCGCCACAGGCTCAATCGCCGGGCGCAGAGGCAGCCGCTTCGCGTTGCAAATGAACGCCGATATCAAGCCTGGCTCTTACGGAATTATCGCCAGAGGTGAATTTGGCGGAAAGCGGATTACTATGCCGCGCCGTGCAATGTTGACCCAATTGGATGATGGCAGCTGGAGTCTCGCGCAGACTCAGCTTTCTTACGGCAATGGGTCTTCGCTGATATCGGGCCAGTTCGGCGGCGGGACCACCGCGATTGATCTTGCACTTGACCAGATGCCTTTATCTCTGGTTGATCTGGCTGTGACGGATGTGGGCTTGGGCGGTGTGATATCGGGCAGATTGGACTACCGAAAAGTCGGTTCAGCCATGCCGGTCGCCAATGCGCGGATCAAGGTCGACAACCTTACCCGCTCGGGGTTAGTGCTCAGCTCTCGTCCGATGAATTTGGCTTTGGTGGCAGATTTGAAAACGCGTGAGCTTGGTCTTCGCGCTGTAATTCAGGAAGGCGGGGAACGCAGAGGCAGGCTGCAGGCGCGGGTGTCCGGCCTATCGCAATCCAGCGATCTGGTCGAGCGGCTCCGCACCGGGAACCTGCTCGCACAATTGCGTTTTAACGGCCCGGCGGCGTCACTATGGCGGCTGGCCGGAGTGGAAGCGTTCGATATTACCGGGCCGGTTTCGGTTGCAACCAACATTACCGGAAGCTTTGCCAACCCTAGCGTGCGCGGATCGGTTGAAAGCAAGGATTTGAGAGTCCGCAGTGCGGTTTCGGGCACTGATATCCAGAATGTCAGCGCCTTTGGCACTTTCTCCGGGTCACGGCTGCAGCTTAAGCGCTTTGCCGGCAAGACCAATAATGGAGGCACCGTATCAGGTAGCGGGTATGTCGATTTTGAGGGACTGGGGCCGAAGGGACCAAGCTTGGACATCCGGGTTGCCACTAACAAAGCTCGTTTGCTTAACGCGACTGGACTTGATGCGACAATCACGGGGCCGTTGCGGATTATTTCAGATGGCAATGGCGGGACGATTGCCGGGCGCGTGTCAATCGATCGGGCAAGTTGGGCACTCGGCTCCGCTGCGACCGACGCAACATTGCCGCAGATTAAGACAACCGAGTTCAATCTGCCAATTGATATTGCGCCGCCGCGTATCCGCTACAAGCCGTGGAGATATCTAATCGATGCCAAGGCGCGCAGCCGGATCGATGTCGGCGGGATGGGACTGGACAGCGAATGGGCTGCCGACATCATTATACGTGGAACCACAGATGACCCGCGCATTGGCGGCGCAGCGCGATTGGTACGCGGATTTTACAGTTTTGCCGGGACGCGGTTCGAAATCACCCGCGGAAGGATTGATTTCGATGCGAATGCGCCGATTGATCCCAGGCTGGACATTGTCGCCGAAACCGAGCGCTCAGGCTTGGACGTAACGGTCAAGGTGCAAGGCAATGCGCTTAATCCCGAAATCACCTTTGGGTCGGCCCCTGCGTTGCCTGAAGAAGAGGTGCTGGCGCGGTTGTTGTTTGGCGGCTCTATCACCGATCTGTCAGCCACTGATGCGCTTCAACTGGGTTCGGCGCTGGCGAGCCTGCGCGGAGGAACCGGGCTGGACCCGATTAACAAGCTCCGCACGGCAATCGGGCTTGACCGCTTACGGATCGTCAGTGCCGATCCAGCGTTGGGCAGGGGCACGGGCGTGGCGATAGGCAAGAATATCGGGCGCCGTTTCTACGTCGAAATCATCACCGATGGTCGCGGCTATAGCGCGACAGAGGCCGAGTTCCGGATTACCGGCTGGTTATCGTTGCTTGCCAGCGTTTCCACCATCGGCCGCGAAAGCGCAGTTGTCGAAGTCAGCCGTGATTATTAG
- a CDS encoding lysozyme has translation MTYSTNRKPIFQTVRRILGRGLRNSEVSALDRSVDRSLGVQAACQSDVPTQIGPAGIALIKQFEGCARLRTDSLVEAYPDPGTGGDPWTIGWGATGQGIARGTVWTREQCDQRLDGDLVIYANDVRRALDGAATSQAQFDALVSFHYNTGAIGRATLTKRHKSADYLGAITEFARWNRAGGRALKGLSRRRTAEAKLYASDIPPD, from the coding sequence ATGACCTACTCCACCAATCGTAAGCCCATTTTCCAAACCGTACGCCGTATTCTGGGCCGTGGTCTGCGCAATTCTGAAGTCAGTGCATTGGACCGTTCTGTTGATCGCAGCCTGGGCGTGCAAGCCGCTTGCCAATCCGATGTACCCACTCAAATTGGTCCGGCAGGCATCGCTCTGATCAAGCAATTCGAAGGCTGCGCACGATTACGGACGGACAGCCTGGTCGAAGCCTATCCCGATCCCGGGACAGGCGGTGACCCTTGGACGATTGGCTGGGGCGCGACCGGACAAGGCATCGCCCGTGGCACCGTTTGGACACGCGAGCAATGCGACCAACGACTGGATGGGGACCTTGTTATTTATGCCAATGATGTGCGCCGCGCTTTGGATGGGGCCGCCACAAGCCAAGCCCAATTCGATGCCTTGGTCAGCTTCCATTACAATACGGGTGCGATCGGTCGTGCCACGCTCACCAAGCGCCACAAGTCAGCGGATTATCTCGGCGCAATCACCGAATTTGCCCGTTGGAACCGCGCAGGAGGGCGCGCTTTAAAAGGGCTCAGCCGCAGACGCACAGCCGAAGCCAAGCTCTATGCGTCGGACATCCCACCAGATTGA
- a CDS encoding helix-turn-helix transcriptional regulator — MLNRVKEYREGRGWSQGELAKRLGVSRQTINAVETDKYDPSLPLALRMAVLFAVNVPDIFIDDWEPKGEEE; from the coding sequence TTGCTCAACCGTGTGAAGGAATACCGTGAAGGTCGTGGCTGGAGCCAAGGCGAACTGGCTAAGCGGCTGGGCGTTTCGCGGCAGACAATCAACGCGGTCGAGACGGACAAGTATGATCCAAGCCTGCCTCTCGCTCTGCGCATGGCAGTGCTGTTTGCCGTGAATGTGCCGGATATTTTCATTGATGATTGGGAACCCAAAGGGGAAGAAGAATGA